Proteins from a genomic interval of Helicoverpa zea isolate HzStark_Cry1AcR chromosome 31, ilHelZeax1.1, whole genome shotgun sequence:
- the LOC124644913 gene encoding uncharacterized protein LOC124644913, translating into MRLAFCTFCLLATVALSVCRPYDPEDDGLKDVLPSDGQFEAFYPREAHGIPNGSSRPAHGHGSFYKHRNPALVDVKNAAAYGYRFDGMRRFNFDDE; encoded by the coding sequence ATGCGGCTAGCTTTCTGcacgttttgtttgttggcGACGGTGGCGCTATCTGTGTGTCGTCCGTACGACCCAGAAGACGACGGCTTGAAGGATGTGCTGCCCTCTGACGGGCAGTTCGAGGCGTTTTACCCGCGTGAAGCGCACGGCATACCGAACGGTTCGTCGCGACCTGCGCATGGGCACGGTAGTTTCTACAAGCACCGCAACCCGGCGCTAGTTGACGTCAAAAACGCAGCCGCGTATGGTTACCGGTTTGACGGCATGAGGAGATTCAATTTTGACGATGAGTGA
- the LOC124645086 gene encoding uncharacterized protein LOC124645086: protein MYPDAVRVMQLVLGLALVASSEAFFLKWGSDSATQSSAQNTWVQPVPSNMSPGYRYQYTYTPYESRKVYQVQAPQYQQQAAQYQQQGAQYQPELVQQNLAPIPISVPAGASLTPVSLQHVQLVPCMCPVAPEEADKLQKQVGPGPYMAQVYNKPTYTVQQQVSDDPQNPKDHEIGRHDQ from the exons ATGTATCCAGATGCAGTCAGAGTG atGCAGTTGGTCCTGGGTTTAGCATTGGTGGCATCGTCAGAAGCGTTTTTCCTGAAATGGGGCTCTGATTCAGC AACCCAGTCCTCCGCGCAGAACACGTGGGTGCAGCCAGTTCCCTCGAACATGTCTCCCGGCTACCGCTATCAGTACACCTACACTCCTTACGAGTCGCGCAAGGTGTACCAGGTCCAGGCCCCCCAGTACCAACAACAGGCCGCCCAGTACCAGCAGCAGGGAGCCCAGTACCAACCTGAGCTCGTGCAGCAGAACCTTGCACCGATCCCGATCAGCGTGCCAGCGGGGGCCAGTTTGACCCCCGTGTCTCTTCAACACGTGCAGCTAGTTCCCTGCATGTGTCCCGTCGCCCCTGAAGAGGCAGACAAGCTCCAGAAGCAAGTCGGCCCAGGCCCCTACATGGCCCAGGTGTACAACAAACCCACGTACACTGTTCAGCAGCAAGTCTCAGATGACCCTCAAAACCCCAAAGATCATGAGATTGGGCGTCACGATCAATAG